The Deinococcus aquaedulcis region TCCGAGGATGAGGGTCTTCATGTCTTTGCTCCTGTGAACGAATTCACGAGTTCTGTGGCATTCATGGGCCACGCCCTCGCAAACGCCGCTGGAAGCCACTGGCTTTCACACGGCAACAGTGTCCATGCTACACCAAATCGGTCATCTGCAGTGCGCCTGCCAGGGCTCTTGCCTATAGCAATGGTTCACCTCCTGCCCGCACCTGTCGGTGGGCCGCGCCACACATCACCGCGCTCCGCACGCAGGGCTGGCCAGCCATCATGGATTCACGCTACCACTGCGCGCCGGCTCACGGCACCCTTGCCCAGCCTTCATGGGGGCTGGGTAGGGTGGCCCCCATGAAAGCCTTGCTGGCCCGCCTCCTCGCTACTCTCGGTCTGCTGACGCCTGCCCTGGCAGCCACGCCGCCCGTACAGGTGACTTACCGCGTGCTGCACTACACGTGCGACGGCGGCAAGAAGCTCAGCGTGTCATACGTGAACTACGGCGAGCAGCCCATGTTCGCGGTGCTGGACTGGAATGGGGCGCGCCACGGGCTGGCCCAGGCCCTCAGCGCCAGCGGGGCGCGTTACGCCAGCCTCTCGGGCCCGGCGGGGGCGCGCGGCGGGCTGCAGTGGTGGGAACACC contains the following coding sequences:
- a CDS encoding MliC family protein — protein: MKALLARLLATLGLLTPALAATPPVQVTYRVLHYTCDGGKKLSVSYVNYGEQPMFAVLDWNGARHGLAQALSASGARYASLSGPAGARGGLQWWEHQGQATLSTFTGNSTVNTKTLLTGCKTPTAR